The Candidatus Saccharibacteria bacterium genome has a segment encoding these proteins:
- the pilM gene encoding type IV pilus assembly protein PilM: MNTPLFYKNKPIFGMDIGHSTLKVVQLTKNSDSSLLVQGYGFNNFSGSAIENGIITDPSEVAQAAYSLLTEKVVGGITTNRVVSAIPVSKTFTRVLTLPAASEDQLDEAVKLEVEQYVPVPIDDLYIDYKITYRDTSKKDEELEILMVAAPKLIVDSYMDLYEMLGLEVAAIETSLISSVRGVKNSFNKKPDPKKGKSKSKKTKTQATLLIDFGAKSSDLSIFDNTIRVTGTIQKGGDDITKAIADTLKLTERQAHTLKSRHGLSDSKHQKKINDAAKPVLAELGREIRKMKRYYEGRATDEGEISQLIILGGGANLPGLPEFLNKETGIETSVCNTWNNADFGRLQEPHRLETTMYTTAFGLALAQIKGELR; the protein is encoded by the coding sequence ATGAATACACCGTTATTTTATAAAAATAAACCAATCTTTGGCATGGATATTGGGCATAGTACGCTCAAAGTCGTTCAATTAACTAAAAATTCAGATTCATCTTTGCTGGTTCAAGGTTATGGATTTAATAATTTTTCTGGTTCGGCGATCGAGAATGGCATTATTACCGACCCAAGCGAAGTTGCTCAGGCAGCGTACAGCTTACTTACAGAGAAAGTCGTGGGTGGCATTACCACGAACCGTGTGGTCTCAGCTATACCGGTGTCAAAAACCTTTACGCGAGTACTTACTTTGCCGGCTGCTAGCGAAGACCAACTTGATGAAGCTGTAAAACTTGAAGTTGAACAATACGTCCCAGTACCAATTGACGACTTATATATCGACTACAAAATTACCTACCGAGACACGTCCAAAAAAGACGAAGAGCTTGAAATACTTATGGTAGCCGCACCAAAATTAATTGTAGACAGCTATATGGACTTATATGAAATGTTGGGATTGGAAGTCGCAGCCATCGAAACCAGCCTTATATCTTCGGTCCGTGGAGTAAAAAATTCGTTCAATAAAAAACCCGATCCAAAAAAAGGTAAATCAAAGTCTAAAAAAACCAAAACTCAAGCAACTTTACTAATCGACTTTGGAGCAAAATCCAGTGACTTGAGCATATTCGACAATACCATCCGAGTTACAGGCACTATACAAAAAGGCGGTGACGATATAACAAAAGCTATTGCCGACACCCTGAAACTTACCGAACGACAGGCTCATACTCTAAAAAGTCGACATGGCTTAAGTGATAGCAAGCATCAAAAGAAAATAAATGACGCCGCTAAGCCAGTATTGGCAGAGCTTGGCCGTGAAATTCGTAAGATGAAGCGTTATTACGAAGGACGCGCAACTGACGAAGGAGAGATTTCCCAATTAATTATTCTTGGTGGTGGCGCCAATCTACCAGGTTTGCCAGAATTTCTAAATAAAGAAACAGGGATAGAAACTAGCGTTTGTAACACCTGGAACAATGCTGATTTTGGCCGACTCCAAGAGCCGCATCGGCTCGAAACAACTATGTACACCACAGCCTTTGGGTTGGCGTTGGCCCAAATTAAGGGAGAATTGCGATGA